A stretch of Schaalia odontolytica DNA encodes these proteins:
- a CDS encoding ABC transporter ATP-binding protein — protein sequence MNAEATPALQATNIHQSFGHVDALRGVNLTLMPGEIVALLGVNGAGKSTFLDIVLGLATPTQGDISVYGMSPREAVRRSLVSAMLQTGSMPRDGKVRNTIDLVAAMHANPIPTDELLERTNLTKLAKRPLDKLSGGERQRVRLALALAGNPDFLILDEPTAGMDALARRAFWETMRAEAAEGRTLLFATHYLTEARKDADRIVIIDAGKVLLDAPTEQVVADNEDLEDVFERITSHADTE from the coding sequence ATGAACGCAGAAGCAACGCCCGCCCTCCAGGCGACGAACATTCACCAGTCTTTCGGCCACGTCGACGCGCTGCGCGGCGTGAACCTGACCCTCATGCCCGGCGAGATCGTGGCGCTCCTTGGCGTCAACGGCGCGGGCAAGAGCACTTTCCTGGACATCGTCCTCGGCCTGGCCACCCCCACCCAGGGCGACATCAGCGTCTACGGCATGAGCCCGCGCGAGGCCGTGCGCCGCTCCCTCGTGAGCGCGATGCTTCAGACCGGATCGATGCCGCGCGACGGGAAGGTCCGCAACACGATTGACCTGGTCGCCGCAATGCACGCCAACCCGATCCCCACCGACGAGCTCCTCGAACGCACGAACCTCACCAAGCTGGCCAAGCGCCCCCTCGACAAGCTGTCCGGCGGCGAGCGCCAGCGCGTGCGCCTCGCCCTCGCACTGGCCGGCAACCCGGACTTCCTGATCCTCGACGAGCCGACCGCCGGCATGGACGCTCTCGCCCGCCGCGCCTTCTGGGAGACGATGCGCGCCGAGGCCGCGGAGGGCCGCACGCTCCTCTTCGCCACGCACTACCTGACCGAAGCTCGCAAGGACGCCGACCGCATCGTCATCATCGATGCCGGCAAGGTCCTCCTGGACGCTCCCACCGAGCAGGTCGTCGCCGACAACGAGGACCTCGAAGACGTCTTCGAGCGCATCACCTCCCACGCCGACACCGAGTGA
- a CDS encoding ABC transporter substrate-binding protein, whose translation MNLKKAWLVIPAAAALALTACAGGGSTSSSGSADKVVTVNGSEPQNPLLPGLTNENGGGKILTVLFSQLVRYDVDGKAVLDVAESIEPNEDASEWTIKLHNDRKFSDGTPVQAHNFIKAWNLITSKQQQQAAFFSIFEGTDDEGNGEITGLTEVDDYTFTAKLKNPTSDFMSRLGYVAYAPLPDSTLENPEAGGQAPVGNGPYKMASADAWEHNVKFTAVPNENYVGDTKAQNEGVTFVFYSSLDAAYQDMSSDSLDVLDGVPASVFATYESELSGRTVNQPYAGAQYFTIPQYLPHFSGEEGQLRRQAISMAIDRDTIVKTIFNGTRTPSKDFTAPTLEGYDANLSGNEVLTYNPEKAKELWAKADAISPWDGTFTIAYNSDGGHKEWVDATTNSIKNTLGIAAEGNPFADFKSLLDAEDKGEMTGAFRNGWQGDYPALYNFLQPQYATGADANKGKYSNSEFDSLVTQASSATSAAEAAKILEQAQTILLRDMPAVPLWYTNVNGAWSKNVDNVKFDWKGQPVMYQITKK comes from the coding sequence TCCCCGCGGCTGCTGCGCTCGCTCTGACCGCCTGCGCCGGCGGCGGCTCCACGTCCTCGTCCGGCTCCGCCGACAAGGTCGTCACCGTGAACGGCTCCGAGCCCCAGAACCCGCTCCTGCCGGGCCTGACCAACGAGAACGGCGGCGGCAAGATCCTGACCGTCCTGTTCAGCCAGCTCGTCCGCTACGACGTTGACGGCAAGGCCGTCCTCGACGTCGCCGAGTCCATCGAGCCCAACGAGGACGCATCCGAGTGGACCATCAAGCTCCACAATGACCGCAAGTTCTCCGACGGAACCCCCGTCCAGGCCCACAACTTCATCAAGGCCTGGAACCTGATCACCTCGAAGCAGCAGCAGCAGGCTGCCTTCTTCAGCATCTTCGAGGGCACCGACGACGAGGGTAACGGCGAGATCACCGGCCTGACCGAGGTCGACGACTACACCTTCACCGCAAAGCTGAAGAACCCCACTTCGGACTTCATGTCCCGCCTGGGCTACGTCGCCTACGCGCCGCTCCCGGACTCGACCCTGGAGAACCCCGAGGCCGGCGGCCAGGCGCCCGTTGGCAACGGCCCCTACAAGATGGCCTCGGCCGACGCGTGGGAGCACAACGTCAAGTTCACCGCCGTCCCCAACGAGAACTACGTGGGCGACACCAAGGCCCAGAACGAGGGCGTGACCTTCGTCTTCTACTCGAGCCTCGACGCCGCCTACCAGGACATGTCCTCCGACTCCCTGGACGTCCTTGATGGCGTGCCGGCCTCCGTGTTCGCCACCTACGAGTCCGAGCTCTCCGGCCGCACCGTCAACCAGCCCTACGCTGGCGCCCAGTACTTCACGATCCCGCAGTACCTGCCCCACTTCTCCGGTGAGGAAGGCCAGCTGCGTCGCCAGGCCATCTCCATGGCCATCGACCGTGACACCATCGTGAAGACCATCTTCAACGGCACCCGCACCCCCTCCAAGGACTTCACCGCCCCGACGCTCGAGGGCTACGACGCCAACCTCTCCGGCAACGAGGTCCTGACCTACAACCCCGAGAAGGCCAAGGAACTGTGGGCAAAGGCCGACGCCATCTCCCCGTGGGACGGCACCTTCACCATCGCCTACAACTCTGACGGTGGCCACAAGGAATGGGTCGACGCGACCACTAACTCCATCAAGAACACCCTGGGCATCGCCGCCGAAGGCAACCCCTTCGCCGACTTCAAGTCCCTGCTCGACGCAGAGGACAAGGGTGAGATGACCGGCGCGTTCCGTAACGGCTGGCAGGGCGACTACCCGGCGCTGTACAACTTCCTGCAGCCCCAGTACGCCACCGGTGCCGACGCCAACAAGGGTAAGTACTCCAACAGCGAGTTCGATTCCCTGGTGACCCAGGCGTCCTCCGCCACCAGCGCTGCCGAGGCCGCGAAGATCCTCGAGCAGGCCCAGACCATCCTGCTGCGCGACATGCCGGCTGTGCCCCTGTGGTACACCAACGTCAACGGCGCATGGTCCAAGAACGTCGACAACGTCAAGTTCGACTGGAAGGGTCAGCCCGTGATGTACCAGATCACCAAGAAGTGA
- a CDS encoding HNH endonuclease family protein, giving the protein MARKRRRSIGDTVLLLAILAALVWAFAPGVGWDLLGLRSRLGWPPLRSGQALSSLPDSEAARQLRELTVRESVDDPAAPSYDREAFGQRWADTDHNGCDTRNDILARDLARPTFKPGTRDCVVLSGTLAEPYTGATIEFQRGDKTSSLVQIDHVVALADAWRSGAWQWDAQRRQEFANDPENLLAVDGQANEDKSASSADQWLPPNTAFRCDYVKRQIAVKNAYGLSVTRAEQDALAEQLSICSG; this is encoded by the coding sequence ATGGCGCGCAAGCGACGCAGGAGCATCGGGGATACGGTCCTCCTGCTGGCGATTCTCGCGGCGCTCGTGTGGGCGTTCGCGCCCGGCGTCGGCTGGGATCTGCTGGGCCTGCGCTCGCGCTTGGGGTGGCCGCCGCTGCGCAGCGGGCAGGCGCTGTCCTCTCTGCCGGATAGCGAGGCTGCCCGCCAGCTGCGCGAGCTCACGGTCCGAGAGTCGGTCGACGATCCGGCCGCGCCGTCGTATGACCGCGAGGCCTTCGGACAGCGCTGGGCGGACACCGACCACAATGGCTGCGACACCCGCAACGACATTCTTGCCCGCGACCTGGCGCGCCCCACCTTCAAGCCGGGCACGCGCGATTGCGTCGTCCTGTCGGGCACGCTCGCCGAACCCTATACGGGTGCCACGATTGAGTTCCAGAGGGGGGACAAGACCTCGTCTCTGGTGCAGATCGACCACGTCGTCGCCCTCGCGGACGCGTGGCGCTCGGGCGCCTGGCAGTGGGATGCGCAGCGCCGCCAGGAATTCGCCAACGACCCGGAGAATCTGCTCGCGGTGGATGGCCAGGCGAATGAGGACAAATCGGCCTCGTCCGCGGATCAGTGGCTGCCGCCCAACACAGCGTTCCGCTGCGACTACGTGAAGCGCCAGATCGCCGTCAAGAACGCGTACGGGCTGAGCGTCACCCGGGCTGAGCAGGACGCGCTCGCCGAGCAGCTGTCTATCTGTTCCGGGTGA
- a CDS encoding VanZ family protein: MYTAINWALDLGLYAAVCAITCALWWLLGRRGETSATAGRAEASTDSAQSAGRVSRARLTVVQALPLIYRRSKQTGALLPREENPDTPTTAEIPVVAAPASSMWKFPRALPLAWILYAAGLLIFTLLPLPSDPVAACAAIIHWDNYTPFGSFVAVADQFRDGESLRGTLYALSIVLNIALFVPLGALAETTWRIRRMRRAPEGAPADGSRLARSIPHRRVLAWVLIGCAISCLIELTQYTGLFGVVPCTYRVVDIDDVIMNTLGAYAGVRLLPFMARNSRFMGA, encoded by the coding sequence ATGTACACGGCAATTAACTGGGCGCTTGATCTGGGCCTTTATGCCGCCGTCTGCGCGATCACGTGCGCGCTGTGGTGGTTGCTCGGGCGCCGAGGTGAAACCAGTGCCACCGCGGGGCGTGCCGAGGCCTCGACCGACTCCGCTCAGAGCGCTGGGCGGGTGAGCCGTGCCCGCCTGACCGTCGTTCAAGCATTGCCCCTCATCTATCGCCGCTCGAAGCAGACGGGTGCGCTCCTGCCTCGCGAGGAGAACCCGGACACCCCGACGACGGCAGAGATTCCCGTGGTCGCGGCCCCCGCCTCGTCGATGTGGAAGTTCCCGCGCGCCCTGCCTCTCGCCTGGATCCTGTATGCGGCAGGCCTGCTGATTTTCACGCTGCTGCCGCTGCCCTCCGACCCGGTGGCCGCGTGCGCCGCGATCATCCACTGGGACAACTACACGCCGTTCGGTTCCTTTGTGGCTGTCGCCGACCAGTTCCGCGACGGCGAGAGCCTGCGCGGCACCCTGTACGCGCTGTCGATCGTGCTGAACATTGCGCTGTTTGTGCCTCTGGGTGCCCTCGCGGAGACCACGTGGCGCATCCGCCGCATGCGCCGTGCCCCCGAGGGTGCGCCCGCCGACGGGTCTCGCCTGGCCCGTTCGATCCCGCACCGCCGAGTCCTGGCGTGGGTGCTGATCGGTTGCGCCATCTCCTGCCTCATCGAGCTAACCCAGTACACGGGCCTGTTCGGCGTCGTGCCCTGCACCTACCGAGTCGTCGACATCGACGACGTCATCATGAACACGCTCGGCGCCTACGCGGGCGTGCGCCTGCTGCCCTTCATGGCGCGCAACTCGCGCTTCATGGGCGCGTAG
- a CDS encoding ABC transporter permease yields the protein MLRYIGRRLLQTIPVFFGATFLIFAMVYLMPGDPVAALGGDRGLSEAAAAQIRAQYNLDKPFWMQYLLYLKGVFTLDFGTAFNGQKVTSIMATAFPTTAKLALYALAIETVLGISLGVVAGMRRGKWFDSTILVVSLLLISVPTFVLGFVLQYVLGVQLAILPTTASASVDLRSLTMPAMVLGGVSLAYVIRLTRQSVSENVSADYVRTARAKGLSGGIVMTRHILRNSLIPVATFIGGDLGALMGGAIITEGIFNIHGVGGTLWSAIIKGEPQTVVSVTTVLVLVYIIANLIVDLLYAVLDPRIRYE from the coding sequence ATGCTCCGCTACATCGGACGGCGACTCCTCCAGACCATCCCGGTCTTCTTCGGAGCCACCTTTCTGATCTTCGCGATGGTCTACCTGATGCCAGGTGACCCCGTCGCCGCACTCGGTGGCGACCGCGGTCTCTCCGAGGCCGCCGCCGCGCAGATCCGCGCCCAGTACAACCTGGACAAGCCCTTCTGGATGCAGTACCTGCTGTACCTCAAGGGAGTCTTCACCCTCGACTTTGGCACCGCGTTCAACGGCCAGAAGGTTACGTCTATCATGGCGACCGCCTTCCCGACGACCGCGAAGCTCGCCCTCTACGCCCTCGCCATCGAAACCGTCCTCGGTATTAGCCTTGGCGTCGTCGCGGGCATGCGCCGCGGCAAGTGGTTCGACTCCACCATCCTCGTTGTCTCCCTGCTGCTGATCTCTGTCCCCACCTTCGTCCTGGGCTTCGTCCTCCAGTACGTCCTGGGCGTGCAGCTGGCAATCCTGCCGACCACGGCCTCGGCCTCCGTCGACCTACGCAGCCTCACCATGCCAGCCATGGTGCTCGGCGGCGTCTCCTTGGCATATGTCATCCGCCTGACCCGCCAGTCCGTCTCTGAGAACGTCTCTGCGGACTACGTGCGCACCGCACGCGCCAAGGGCCTCTCCGGCGGCATCGTCATGACGCGCCACATCCTGCGTAACTCCCTCATCCCCGTCGCCACGTTCATCGGCGGCGACCTCGGCGCCCTCATGGGTGGCGCGATCATCACCGAGGGCATCTTCAACATCCACGGCGTCGGCGGCACCCTGTGGAGCGCCATCATCAAGGGCGAACCCCAGACCGTTGTGTCAGTGACAACAGTGCTCGTGCTGGTCTACATCATCGCGAACCTGATCGTCGACCTCCTGTACGCCGTGCTCGACCCGAGGATCCGCTATGAGTGA
- a CDS encoding ABC transporter permease, whose protein sequence is MTTQAPTRPTDRPIPSPFTGAGKLWLSTFRSHILNPWNMAFALLLPMFMYAMFGMTDVARATQTGRGNLAAAMIAMMTTYGVILVGGSLGATLSVERTTGISRMYALTPIQPWVILLVRLTALVALSAFITLITFSFGLATGAQMTPGAWAASAAVVVALSALGALIGLACGYTIKGENAYSASAFVMLMGAFVSGMFIPLDQLPPFVAQIAPFTPLYGAVQAIYAVAGTVTMPTAAWLNIAGWAVITAGIAWWGASHDTGR, encoded by the coding sequence ATGACCACCCAGGCACCCACGCGTCCCACCGACCGACCGATTCCCTCCCCCTTCACCGGAGCGGGCAAGCTGTGGCTCTCGACGTTCCGCTCCCACATCCTCAACCCGTGGAACATGGCGTTTGCCCTGCTACTCCCCATGTTCATGTACGCGATGTTCGGCATGACCGATGTCGCGCGCGCAACCCAGACCGGGCGCGGGAACCTGGCTGCCGCGATGATCGCGATGATGACCACGTACGGCGTCATCCTGGTCGGAGGCTCGCTCGGCGCGACGCTGTCCGTCGAGCGCACGACCGGCATCTCGCGCATGTACGCGCTGACCCCCATCCAGCCGTGGGTCATTCTCCTCGTGCGTCTCACGGCCCTCGTGGCGCTGAGCGCGTTCATCACGCTCATCACGTTCAGCTTTGGCCTGGCCACGGGCGCGCAGATGACCCCGGGTGCGTGGGCGGCCAGCGCCGCGGTCGTCGTCGCCCTGTCGGCCCTGGGTGCGCTCATTGGCCTGGCCTGCGGATACACGATCAAGGGTGAGAACGCCTACAGCGCCTCCGCATTCGTCATGCTGATGGGCGCGTTCGTGTCCGGCATGTTCATCCCGCTGGACCAGCTGCCGCCCTTCGTCGCACAGATCGCGCCCTTCACGCCTCTGTACGGCGCCGTCCAGGCGATCTACGCCGTCGCCGGAACCGTGACGATGCCGACCGCCGCGTGGCTCAACATCGCCGGGTGGGCGGTCATCACGGCCGGCATCGCCTGGTGGGGCGCGTCCCACGACACGGGTCGATAG
- a CDS encoding ABC transporter permease, producing MSDQIPSANITRTRAGQDHYVSDIDETGLGAVDAVADEGAPSSMWGEAWKRLRRRPTFWIAAFIILVAALLALFPSLFTSTDPKFCELSSSLAGPTAGHPFGFDKQGCDIYARVVYGARASVSVGILTTIAVVLIGGTVGALAGYFGGWFDALLSRITDVFFAIPLLLAAIVFMQMFKGSRSILMVVIVLSMFGWTSIARITRGSVLSAKNEEFVTAARATGASRARILMSHIIPNSMAPIIVYATVALGTFIVSEASLSFMGIGLPTSVVSWGADISAAQTSLRTNPMVLFYPASALALTVLSFIMMGDAVREALDPKARK from the coding sequence ATGAGTGACCAGATTCCTTCCGCCAACATCACCCGCACCCGCGCGGGCCAGGACCACTACGTCTCCGACATCGACGAGACCGGCCTCGGTGCCGTCGACGCGGTCGCTGACGAGGGTGCCCCCTCGTCCATGTGGGGCGAGGCCTGGAAGCGCCTGCGCCGCCGCCCGACCTTCTGGATCGCCGCGTTCATCATCCTGGTCGCCGCGCTCCTCGCACTCTTCCCGTCGCTGTTCACCTCGACCGACCCGAAGTTCTGCGAACTGTCCTCCTCCCTGGCAGGACCCACCGCCGGCCACCCCTTCGGCTTCGACAAGCAGGGCTGCGACATCTACGCCCGCGTCGTCTACGGCGCCCGCGCATCCGTGTCCGTCGGCATCCTCACGACCATCGCGGTCGTCCTGATCGGCGGCACCGTCGGTGCCCTCGCCGGCTACTTCGGCGGCTGGTTCGACGCGCTGCTCTCGCGCATCACCGACGTGTTCTTCGCGATCCCACTGCTCCTCGCCGCCATCGTGTTCATGCAGATGTTCAAGGGCTCGCGCTCCATCCTCATGGTCGTCATCGTGCTGTCCATGTTCGGCTGGACCTCCATCGCGCGCATCACCCGCGGTTCGGTCCTAAGCGCCAAGAACGAAGAGTTCGTCACTGCGGCCCGCGCGACCGGCGCATCCCGCGCACGCATCCTCATGAGCCACATCATCCCGAACTCGATGGCCCCCATCATCGTGTACGCAACCGTCGCACTGGGCACCTTCATCGTGTCCGAGGCCTCCCTGTCCTTCATGGGCATCGGCCTGCCGACCTCGGTCGTCTCCTGGGGCGCTGACATCTCGGCCGCCCAGACGTCCCTGCGCACCAACCCGATGGTCCTGTTCTACCCGGCCTCGGCCCTGGCCCTGACCGTCCTCAGCTTCATCATGATGGGCGACGCCGTGCGCGAAGCCCTCGACCCGAAGGCACGCAAGTGA
- a CDS encoding dipeptide ABC transporter ATP-binding protein, with amino-acid sequence MSETNTPQLSEKEMEEVVERAVAPSAAPASSNVHPDDAQPLLKITDLEVTFTSSTGVVPAVRGANLTIYPGQTVAIVGESGSGKSTTAAAVIGLLPGTGKVAGGKIEFDGRDITHLSTKQWVELRGSGIGLVPQDPMSNLNPVLRVGTQVKEALIANNVVPRSEVGQRVTALLEEAGLPDAERRAKQYPHEFSGGMRQRALIAIGMAAHPKLLIADEPTSALDVTVQRRILDHLGKLTSEMGTAVLFITHDLGLAAERAEQLVVMHRGRIVESGPALEILQHPQHPYTKRLVSAAPSLASARIESAHKQGISVTEEELVGAGKGATSTDAIIRAEHLTKEFDIRGAKKGQDTFLAVDDVSFELRRGTTLAVVGESGSGKSTAANMVLQLLKPTKGKVYFDGEDTSQMSEAELFRLRRRLQAVFQNPYGSLDPMFSIYRLIEEPLKIHGYGTLEYARAEIKRAEATGRDPEEWMRVLVEAADTKRSLTAAEKREFNPKKLRIARASELLDMVALPRSAMRRYPNELSGGQRQRVAVARALALNPEVIVLDEAVSALDVLVQNQILYLLNDLQAQLGLSYLFITHDLAVVRQIADDVIVMEKGKLVEANSTDELFNNPVQDYTRELIEAVPGRNIQLNL; translated from the coding sequence GTGAGCGAAACGAACACCCCCCAGCTCTCCGAGAAGGAGATGGAAGAGGTCGTCGAACGAGCCGTCGCCCCCAGCGCGGCCCCGGCCTCGTCCAACGTCCACCCGGACGACGCGCAGCCCCTGCTCAAGATCACGGACCTGGAGGTCACCTTCACCTCCTCGACCGGCGTCGTCCCCGCCGTGCGCGGCGCGAACCTGACCATCTACCCCGGCCAGACCGTCGCAATCGTCGGCGAGTCCGGCTCCGGTAAGTCCACGACCGCCGCCGCCGTCATCGGCCTGCTGCCCGGCACCGGCAAGGTCGCGGGCGGAAAGATCGAGTTCGACGGCCGCGACATCACCCACCTGTCCACCAAGCAGTGGGTGGAGCTGCGCGGATCCGGCATCGGCCTCGTCCCCCAGGACCCGATGAGTAACCTCAACCCCGTGCTCCGCGTGGGCACGCAGGTCAAGGAAGCCCTCATCGCGAACAACGTCGTGCCCCGCTCCGAGGTCGGCCAGCGCGTCACCGCCCTCCTCGAGGAGGCCGGCCTGCCCGACGCCGAACGCCGCGCCAAGCAGTACCCGCACGAGTTCTCCGGCGGCATGCGCCAGCGCGCCCTCATCGCCATCGGCATGGCCGCGCACCCCAAGCTGCTGATCGCCGACGAGCCGACCTCCGCCCTCGACGTCACCGTCCAGCGCCGCATCCTCGACCACCTCGGCAAGCTCACCTCCGAGATGGGCACCGCCGTGCTGTTCATTACGCACGACCTCGGCCTGGCCGCCGAGCGCGCCGAGCAGCTCGTCGTCATGCACCGCGGCCGCATCGTCGAATCCGGCCCCGCCCTGGAGATCCTCCAGCACCCCCAGCACCCCTACACGAAGCGCCTCGTGTCCGCCGCGCCCTCCCTGGCCTCCGCGCGCATCGAGTCCGCTCACAAGCAGGGCATCTCGGTCACCGAGGAAGAGCTCGTCGGCGCCGGCAAGGGTGCGACCTCCACGGACGCCATTATTCGCGCCGAGCACCTCACCAAGGAATTCGACATCCGCGGCGCCAAGAAGGGCCAGGACACCTTCCTGGCCGTCGACGACGTGTCCTTCGAACTGCGCCGCGGCACGACCCTCGCGGTCGTCGGTGAGTCCGGCTCCGGCAAGTCCACCGCCGCGAACATGGTGCTGCAGCTCCTCAAGCCCACCAAGGGCAAGGTCTACTTCGACGGTGAGGACACCTCGCAGATGAGCGAGGCGGAACTCTTCCGCCTGCGCCGCCGCCTCCAGGCCGTGTTCCAGAACCCCTACGGCTCGCTGGATCCCATGTTCTCGATCTACCGACTGATCGAGGAGCCCCTGAAGATCCACGGCTACGGCACCCTGGAGTACGCTCGCGCCGAAATCAAGCGCGCCGAGGCCACGGGCCGCGACCCCGAGGAGTGGATGCGCGTCCTCGTCGAGGCCGCCGACACGAAGCGTTCGCTGACCGCCGCCGAGAAGCGCGAGTTCAACCCGAAGAAGCTGCGCATCGCGCGCGCTTCCGAGCTGCTCGACATGGTGGCCCTGCCGCGTAGCGCCATGCGCCGCTACCCGAACGAGCTCTCCGGCGGCCAGCGCCAGCGCGTGGCCGTGGCCCGCGCCCTCGCGCTTAACCCGGAGGTTATCGTCCTGGACGAGGCCGTGTCCGCGCTCGACGTGCTGGTGCAGAACCAGATCCTGTACCTGCTCAACGACCTGCAGGCGCAGCTGGGCCTGTCCTACCTGTTCATCACGCACGACCTGGCCGTTGTCCGCCAGATCGCCGACGACGTGATCGTCATGGAGAAGGGCAAGCTCGTCGAGGCCAACTCGACGGACGAGCTGTTCAACAACCCGGTCCAGGACTACACGCGCGAGCTGATCGAGGCCGTCCCCGGCCGCAACATCCAGCTCAACCTGTGA
- a CDS encoding sensor histidine kinase, with protein sequence MKERLISLAWAAPWMLFMGFPLAYALELTDTAQRVGIIGLCALLAAANSAAWLANPLPARNSFTRPFILSHAALAAATAIYLVYATAVGFPYAFMLTSYLLVAWIFQAPSRYIVAGVVPIVAIAGVAAYTEGEPLWMIWYLALLIGFVGMARWGMERSTRERLRRQDAIQRAKAAERARLSTDLHDILGHSLTGVTMVSELAGRLLEAGRVEEAREQLRAVTAQSNEALADVRRIVAATRALSPVEELEEARALLEVARIDADIASEGEPPSGPHSAAAAHVIREGVTNAILHAHPSWVRIRLSPGGVTVTNDGYSAAYAASSAGSGSGLAGLSELVGDEGTLTWGASGSTWTLALAFEATPDTHSS encoded by the coding sequence ATGAAGGAGCGCTTGATCTCCCTGGCGTGGGCGGCCCCGTGGATGCTGTTCATGGGCTTCCCCCTGGCCTACGCCCTGGAGTTGACGGACACGGCCCAGCGCGTGGGCATCATCGGGCTGTGCGCCCTCCTCGCGGCGGCTAACTCGGCGGCGTGGCTGGCCAATCCTCTGCCCGCGCGCAACTCCTTCACGAGGCCGTTCATCCTCTCCCACGCGGCGCTGGCCGCAGCGACGGCCATCTACCTCGTCTACGCGACCGCCGTCGGTTTCCCGTACGCGTTCATGCTGACGTCGTATCTGTTGGTCGCTTGGATCTTCCAGGCGCCAAGCAGATACATTGTCGCGGGCGTCGTGCCGATCGTCGCCATCGCGGGCGTGGCCGCCTACACAGAGGGAGAGCCACTGTGGATGATCTGGTACCTGGCCCTCCTCATCGGCTTCGTCGGTATGGCCCGCTGGGGCATGGAGCGCTCGACCCGTGAACGCCTGCGCCGCCAGGACGCGATTCAGCGCGCGAAGGCCGCCGAACGGGCGCGCCTGAGCACGGATCTGCACGATATCCTGGGACACTCGCTGACGGGAGTCACGATGGTATCCGAGCTGGCGGGTCGCCTCCTGGAGGCGGGGCGCGTGGAGGAGGCGCGCGAGCAGCTGCGCGCGGTCACCGCGCAGTCGAACGAGGCCTTGGCTGACGTCCGCCGTATCGTGGCGGCTACGCGGGCCCTGTCCCCCGTCGAGGAGCTTGAGGAGGCCCGCGCCCTCCTGGAGGTCGCGCGCATCGACGCCGACATCGCCAGCGAGGGCGAACCGCCGTCGGGTCCACATTCGGCCGCGGCCGCCCACGTGATTCGTGAGGGCGTCACGAACGCGATCCTGCACGCGCACCCGTCGTGGGTTCGCATTCGCCTCTCCCCTGGCGGCGTGACCGTCACCAACGACGGCTACTCGGCTGCCTACGCCGCGTCGAGCGCGGGATCCGGCTCGGGGCTCGCGGGCCTGTCCGAGCTTGTCGGCGACGAGGGCACGCTCACCTGGGGCGCGTCGGGCTCCACGTGGACGCTCGCACTGGCCTTCGAGGCCACACCCGACACCCACTCGTCCTGA
- a CDS encoding DNA-binding response regulator, whose amino-acid sequence MTIRVLVADDQAMIRGALAGLLDLECDIEVVAQAADGAQALEELARLVSADAPAHASAPVDVAIIDVEMPRMDGITATQAIRSRFPGVRVLIVTTFGRPGYLQRALDAGATGFMVKDAPVEALADGVRTVAAGGRAVDQSLALEALSAGSSPLTDREADVLREVEGGGTIADIAHSLGLSQGTVRNHVSSSMLKMDARTRAEAASLARAAGWL is encoded by the coding sequence GTGACGATTCGGGTACTTGTGGCCGACGACCAGGCGATGATTCGCGGTGCCCTGGCGGGGCTGCTGGACCTGGAGTGCGACATCGAGGTTGTCGCGCAGGCCGCCGATGGCGCGCAGGCCCTCGAGGAGCTGGCGCGCCTGGTATCGGCGGACGCCCCGGCCCACGCGAGCGCCCCCGTCGACGTTGCCATCATCGACGTCGAGATGCCCCGTATGGACGGCATCACGGCCACGCAGGCGATTCGTTCCCGTTTCCCGGGGGTGCGCGTGCTCATCGTGACGACGTTCGGGCGCCCGGGATACCTGCAGCGTGCCCTCGACGCGGGGGCGACGGGCTTCATGGTCAAGGACGCGCCGGTCGAAGCCCTGGCTGACGGAGTGCGCACGGTGGCTGCGGGTGGCCGCGCGGTCGACCAGAGCCTGGCCCTCGAGGCGCTGTCGGCAGGCTCCTCGCCTCTGACGGACCGCGAGGCAGACGTTTTGCGCGAGGTCGAGGGCGGCGGCACCATCGCGGATATCGCTCACTCTCTGGGACTCAGCCAGGGGACGGTGCGCAACCACGTGTCGTCGTCGATGCTGAAGATGGACGCGCGCACGCGCGCCGAGGCCGCGTCCCTAGCCCGCGCGGCCGGCTGGCTATAA